One stretch of Streptomyces hygroscopicus DNA includes these proteins:
- a CDS encoding stress protein → MTVNMSKGQAISLQKADGGALTAVRMGLGWQAAPRRGLFGSRTREIDLDASAVLFADKQPTDVVFFRHLVSDDGSVRHTGDNLVGGAGQGGDDEAILVDLQRVPVHIDQIVFTVNSFTGQTFAEVQNAFCRLVDETNGQELARYTLTGGGQYTAQIMATVQRAGSAWQMKAVGEPANGRTFQDLMPHIVPHL, encoded by the coding sequence GTGACGGTCAACATGTCCAAGGGACAGGCCATCAGCCTGCAGAAGGCCGACGGGGGCGCCCTGACCGCGGTGCGGATGGGGCTGGGCTGGCAGGCGGCGCCCCGCCGCGGACTGTTCGGCTCCCGTACGAGGGAGATCGACCTCGATGCGTCGGCCGTCCTCTTCGCCGACAAGCAGCCGACCGATGTCGTCTTCTTCCGCCACCTGGTCAGCGATGACGGCTCGGTCCGCCACACCGGTGACAATCTCGTGGGCGGGGCCGGGCAGGGCGGCGACGACGAGGCGATCCTGGTCGATCTGCAGCGGGTGCCCGTCCACATCGACCAGATCGTCTTCACGGTGAACTCCTTCACCGGCCAGACCTTCGCCGAGGTGCAGAACGCGTTCTGCCGGCTGGTGGACGAGACCAACGGGCAGGAACTCGCCCGCTACACCCTCACCGGTGGCGGGCAGTACACCGCCCAGATCATGGCCACGGTCCAGCGCGCGGGCAGCGCCTGGCAGATGAAGGCGGTCGGCGAGCCGGCCAACGGGCGCACCTTCCAGGACCTGATGCCGCACATCGTGCCGCATCTGTAA